The sequence CCTTCTCCATCGGAACGTTCCTATTCTACTCAAGCCTCGTCTTCGTCCAATACATCTCAGGCGTCAGCGCATCCTCCGACATCACCCGCTACAGCAAGAGTGACCGTCACGGATTCTGGGGACTGTATAGTGGAAACGTCGTCGGATTCATGATGACCGCCCTGCTTGGAGGATTGAGTGCCAGCTTGTTTAAAGATCTAAATCCATTCGTCGCAGCGGGTCAGCTGACCGACTCCAGTTTGCTTCTATTGGTGATTACGGCTTGTGCGATGGTATCGATGATATCAATTAATCTTAGTAATGCGTATACAGGGGGATACAGTCTGCTGAATGCACTGCCGTCCCTGTCGCGGATTCAGAGTGCCTTACTGTTCAGTGTCGCAGGGATTATTTTAAGTTCGTTTCCTCAGCTGGTTTATAATGCGCAGGAGTATATTTCTTATCTGGGGATCCTGATTATTCCGATATCGGCGATTGTGGTGGCTGATTTTTTGGTTATTCGGAAAGGAAGGATTTCTGAGAGTGCGCTTGTAAGGCTTGCGAGTGGGGAATCGAATTTTAATCGGGAGGCGTTGGTTGTGTTGGGGATTGGCATGGTTTTATATTTGGTGATTCCGGATTCGTTTTCGCCGGGGTTTAGTTGTTTTATTATGACCTCTATTATCTATGTTCTTACTAAAATAAGGAGTAGTACCGAAGAACAGCATCCTATCCAGAAACTTGGTTAAAGATATAAGAGTGAACCTGCAATTTAGGTTCACTCTTTTCTTCTTAATATGAATTGTCAGTTCCTCTTCATCAATTCTTCTTTTCGGGTTTCGTATCTTTATCAGAAATCTTACCCTTCTGGTTTAAATGGTCAATATGCTGGAGCTCCAACTCAGTAACCCCATTGTTCCCTGTTAGCACCTCTTCTTTTGTAACCAGAAAATATTGAGTGGGATTCAACGAATATTTAAACTTCCCATCTTGATCGTATGCTTCCACCTTTACTTTCATACTGCCTTGGCCAAACTCTTTAGCTTTTACCGCAATGGTGACCGTTGCAGTTTCCCCTTCCTGAACTTCAGTCCATTCAAGGGCCTTATTTCCCTCTTCGCTACTCTGGATGACACCGGATGTTTCCAAAACGACTTTGACATGTGTTTCAGGATTACCGAACTTCACATGTAAATTCCATTTCATTTGATCCGGTCTGAGAGGTTTCTCGATTACCTCGAAATTAGTTATGATAGATGGAAATAACTTCCATGATTGGTTTAGAGGAGTCTTGATCCTCTCACTATGGCTTTGGATATTTTGACTGCAGCCTGTCATGATCATAAGACAGATGAAGAAGAACAAATATTTTTTCATTTTCCAACTGCCTCCACTAAGAAACCTCACAAAATTAGAAATGGCATATGACCAAGGATATTCCTATCCTGTCGCAAGCGTCTGAACCAAACACCATGTGATTAGCCTAATTTGACGTCGTAATTATGAAAAACATAAGGATCGATATAACTACTAATGTTGAAAAGGCGATCACTAAAGCTGGAATTGTAATCGATAGATTAGTATTCGGATGAGGTAAAGAGGTCAATCCTTTATATAAAACAAATATTAATAAAAGCACTTCTATTATGAGAAAAATCCACAAAGATAAACTCGTATTCATAGCGCCATCCTCTCATCATTTTCCATGTTACGTTTATTAACCATATTCCCATTTGTCTGAGAGTTAATCGATTTTTGGAATTTTGATAGAGTTCACGGATATTGTTACAAACTATACTTAAAGTCGAACTTGTTGTCCATCTCGTCGTTGATTTTCAGATTTATTTTTCAGGTATACTAATGCTTTACCGTACCGAGAGTCTGAAGCCAATATTATATAAAAATTTATTTTTATCGAAGTATAGAAATACGAAAAACGACAACTTCAAAAGTTATTCTAGTTAATATCTGTCCTTAATAAAATATATTGTATTACACAAAAAATTACATAGAGTTAAGATTATTTTCTTCTCACAGCAACTCTTTATTTTGGGCAATTCCCAAAATAAAATATCTATATACTTAATTTAGGTTACATTACTTAAAGCCTAAATATAATTGAATTATTTTTTATTATCGAAATCGGACCATCCTCTGATATTACTATCCCCAATATTTCTTTATTATGAGAAAATGATGCCATTGATTTATGTCTTGAACCCCCTGATATTTTAGCTTTAGCCTTAGTCGGTTTTAAGATAGAACCAAATCCAATTATTTCATTATTACTGTTAATTAGAACCGCCCCATCTGTTTTAGTGAAATTTGAAAAAGTATCAACAAAAACTTTTTCACCACTAAACTGAATCTTTGTTGGTTTAATCCACTGAGTTTTCTCAACATCATCAAAGTAATTTTCATTAAAGTTAAATACAATTGAAGCGCCTTTTCCCATATGACTAATCTCAAGTATAATAGCTGTTAGCTTATTCACATCTTCAACTTTAATTTTCATAAATTCCCTTAGAATATTTGTAAGTTCCTTATAGTTGCGTATTCTAGGTGTATTATTAATATATTCCATTATTAACTCATTTCCTCTGCCAATTCGTAAACCCATTTCTCTTAACGAAAACACCGGAGCATTAAATCCTTTATTTGATTCTCCTATCACACTAGACATCAACCCGGTTTCTGTTATTAAAATACCAGAAATCATAAAATTATTATCTTCAACAGGTTCACAAATTAAGAAAGTATATAGTCCATCAGCTATTTCTAACAATGGCTTGATCTCCTTAAAATCCGTTAATAAAGGCTTGCTTTTTAAATTAATTATTTCGAATTGTCCTTTTATTGTAGAAGCCCTTAATGTTGATTCTATTTTTAATAGGTTGTCGCCTATAATTATTCCAGTATGTATTTCTCGTCCTTCAATAGAGGAATTCCCCCAACGTAATACTTCTCTGATTATCTTGCCATAATCGATTGATCTTGCATCCGTAATGGAACGTGCTATACGATTGGTAGATTCTGAATAAAACTCTTGTAACACCGCTGGTATGCTTAATCTTTTTATTAAATCTACAACCTCATTACTGTCAATACTAGGGAATTTCAAAATAATATTTTGCACCTCATTTGCAGCTATACAAGCGTGTTTAATAAAACTTCTTATTCTTTGATTTCTGTAATGCTTGGCAGTTTTCGATATATCGATATATACAGCATAATTAGTATAAGGAATTTCTGCTTTAATAAAATCGTAACTCCTATATTTTATTCTTCTTATATTAAAATCCTCACTTCCAAAAACAATATTAGTCTCTTCTTCTATTATATAAATTCTGTCACTTGAAACTCCAATAACATCCGATATGTAATTTACTAAATAACTAAATATTTGTGTATCCATACTTGCCCCCGACTTATATTTTTCTCGTTATTTTTTACATTTCTTTGATTTTATTTCAGGAGTGTGTCCTTCAATTCTTAATAACCGTTATATTCTCTAACAACTTTAGTATTTGAGAACTCTTTTTGTAAAACAAGGTCAGACCCCCAGCTCATTAGCGATAACTGTGCCGAGGGTCTGACCCATTACCTCATTAGTATTAGATGTTTGATTACGAATTCTCTTTTAACAACTTACATATTGCTTGGTAGTTATAATTTTTAGCTAAAGTTAATGCTGTACTTCCATAATTATCTTGAAATTCAACATTAGTCCCCGATTCCAATAGCAGTTTTACAGAATCAAATTTCCCATCTTCAGCCGCTTCCATCAAAGCGGTATATCCATCGTTATTGCGATAATTAACGTCAAAATTTTGGAATGAAAGCAAAAATCTTAAACAATTTATATTATTACAAGATGCTATTATAATATTGTCTCCATCACTATTTACATCATTTACACTTGCCCCAACTTTAACCAAGTATCTAACTACTTCAATATTTCCTAAATGGCATGCTTTAAATAACGGGCTCTCACCAGACCTACACTTCAATGAAATATCTGCGCCTTTATCAATTAGAACTTTCGTTATACTTAATGCAGCAGGTGATTTCATTGCAAAATGCAGTGCAGTATAAGAATTTTCATTTATACTATTAATATTAAGTTGAGTTTCTAGCAAAGTTTCAATAATATTTAACTGATTATTCTGAATAGCAATCATTAAGGCATTATTTCCCTTGCTATCCCTAGCATCAACATTTGCACCATGTTCTAATAAGCTCTTAACAATATCCAGATGTCCATTTTTTGCGGCAAAAAGCAGCGGACTAAGATTACTATCATCATACAAATTAGGATTTGCTCTTTTTTGCAATAGCTGATTTACGATAGTAACATAATTAGACCTTATTGATAGCATTAATGCAGTTTCTTTTTTTCTATTAGATAAATTGACATCAGAATAATTATTTAATAGCCACTTTACAACCTCGGTATGACCTTTAGAAGCAGCAATGATTAGTGGCGTATTTTCTTTTGAATCTCTCCTATTAATATCATTAAACCCTTCAAATCCTATAGCCTCTAATTCCTTTACATTTCCTTTAGCAGCAAGTTCTATAATTAATGATTCTTTACTAATAGTTTTCTTTGACATATGTAACTCCTACATTTTCATTTATTATAACTATTTTATCGGTAAGAAAGTGAAAAAAATTAGCTTTTGGATGATTATTTAAATGTCTGCCCCAATATTCCTTTGACCTAATATATTTGCAATGTCATAAATTTAAATTTCCCTTGAATTATGCATCCTTGTATAATTTTAACATAAATATCCAGTTGTAGGACTCTATCTTTATTTAATTAACTCTAGTCCCTTAAAAAAGTTTAAAAAACAGACCTCCCCCACGGTACATTTAAGTTTTATCCATCCAAGGGTCAAATCCCATTACTCCAAAAAGCTTCCTTTAAATGTTATCCAACTTTACTATTTAAAAAGTTAAATAACAGAGGTTTTTGTAAAAATTTGTAGAATGTTATTACTAAGGAATCGTTTTACTTCTATAGAATTGTAGGAGGATAATCAATGAATGATGAAACAACCAAATTAAATGAAAAATTGAATTCTCCTGATGAAGTTCTTTCTAAAACTGATCCAGGTGATGAAGTACAAAGAAGATTTAGATATCAGCATACTTATACAGCACTTATATCTATCCAAATGGCTTCAGGAAAGATTTCCTATAAAGAATTATTATGTGAACTACATGAGGATATTCTTGGAATACGTAATGATGGAAAATTTGAAGGAATACAAATTAAGACAAAGCAAATATCAGACGGACCATTTGAGTTAGAAGAAGAATCAGTAGTAAAAAGCCTATTAAGGTTCATTAAACTATATAACGAATACCCCGGCTCGTTTAAGAAATTTATCTTTGTCTCCAATTGTCCAACTAGAAATGATGAGACAGGAAAAAGTTTAAATAACCTAATAAATCAGGCTAAAAATAAAAAAGCACATGATCCTTTTAAGCCTGGTACATTAGAAAAGTTTTTCAAATCTCTTTGCGACAAAAGCAATTCAAGTGAACAAGATGTTATTAGTGTCTTATCAATTATTCAAGTCCAGCAAGGTCCAAGTATTGAAGATATTGAATCAAAAATACTCACAGATCACTTAGGGAAAATGACTGAATGTTCAGAAACACCTTTACCAAAATTAAGAATTATCCTTGACTCTATTATTAGTCATATTTATTTTTCTTCGTCTAAACGAGTAGAAAATCCACTTCAAGATTATTTAGCATTTGTAAATGGAAATGGTCAGCTACTTGAAAAAGTTTATATAAATACAAAAAGAATTACTATAGATAAAATTAATAATTTAATTACTGAGCCTCTTACAAAGAATTTATTTCTCAGTTCAAGAAAAGGGGTGCCTTCAGAGAACCACTCTCTAACTTTAACTTCAGACCTAATGTTCTATAAAATGCAGTGTGGACTAATTGAGGAAGATAGTATTGAAATTATGGATGACCTAAGAGCATCTGCTGAAACATATATCTTAAAGAATCATTATAAAACTAAAAATCCGACCGAAACATTAGAACAATTAGATCAAATTCGTACAATAGTAAAAAATCAAGCTATTGAATCAAAGTCTAGGAGCAAATTAAAAGGGGCACCGTATGGAGTAATAATGCTGCACGATATTGAAGACAGACTAGAGAAATTAGTTGAAAGTCGTCATAATATGGTCTATCAAACGCCTTATGAAATCCTTAAGGGCATAGTAGGGATACTAACAAATGAATGTAAGATTGCATTTAGCGAAGTGCCACCAGGAGGTTGGAAAAAGAATGGATCAATCACTACTCGAGAAAATAATTAAACTCGATGAAAATGATGAACTAAATATAATTAGGATTCTTAT is a genomic window of Rossellomorea sp. y25 containing:
- a CDS encoding cytosine permease; amino-acid sequence: MKQPMIERLGLEKVPPQLKSTTWIEYFIIQLAFSVNAGNFLIPALAVLEGGLSFQAAFLATVLGASVAFLFVSFLSLPGSRYGLPAQYVLRSIIGTRLSMLIASPIRSLTSLYWFSVQTIGGTFVIISMVEKVTPYTIPFIPVAIGLAIIMTLLALIGFEAVKKATKLFIPILVIGQGIILYLFLSKGADSLPTLTQGQEPFSIGTFLFYSSLVFVQYISGVSASSDITRYSKSDRHGFWGLYSGNVVGFMMTALLGGLSASLFKDLNPFVAAGQLTDSSLLLLVITACAMVSMISINLSNAYTGGYSLLNALPSLSRIQSALLFSVAGIILSSFPQLVYNAQEYISYLGILIIPISAIVVADFLVIRKGRISESALVRLASGESNFNREALVVLGIGMVLYLVIPDSFSPGFSCFIMTSIIYVLTKIRSSTEEQHPIQKLG
- a CDS encoding diadenylate cyclase — protein: MDTQIFSYLVNYISDVIGVSSDRIYIIEEETNIVFGSEDFNIRRIKYRSYDFIKAEIPYTNYAVYIDISKTAKHYRNQRIRSFIKHACIAANEVQNIILKFPSIDSNEVVDLIKRLSIPAVLQEFYSESTNRIARSITDARSIDYGKIIREVLRWGNSSIEGREIHTGIIIGDNLLKIESTLRASTIKGQFEIINLKSKPLLTDFKEIKPLLEIADGLYTFLICEPVEDNNFMISGILITETGLMSSVIGESNKGFNAPVFSLREMGLRIGRGNELIMEYINNTPRIRNYKELTNILREFMKIKVEDVNKLTAIILEISHMGKGASIVFNFNENYFDDVEKTQWIKPTKIQFSGEKVFVDTFSNFTKTDGAVLINSNNEIIGFGSILKPTKAKAKISGGSRHKSMASFSHNKEILGIVISEDGPISIIKNNSIIFRL
- a CDS encoding ankyrin repeat domain-containing protein, with the protein product MSKKTISKESLIIELAAKGNVKELEAIGFEGFNDINRRDSKENTPLIIAASKGHTEVVKWLLNNYSDVNLSNRKKETALMLSIRSNYVTIVNQLLQKRANPNLYDDSNLSPLLFAAKNGHLDIVKSLLEHGANVDARDSKGNNALMIAIQNNQLNIIETLLETQLNINSINENSYTALHFAMKSPAALSITKVLIDKGADISLKCRSGESPLFKACHLGNIEVVRYLVKVGASVNDVNSDGDNIIIASCNNINCLRFLLSFQNFDVNYRNNDGYTALMEAAEDGKFDSVKLLLESGTNVEFQDNYGSTALTLAKNYNYQAICKLLKENS
- a CDS encoding dsDNA nuclease domain-containing protein, whose amino-acid sequence is MNDETTKLNEKLNSPDEVLSKTDPGDEVQRRFRYQHTYTALISIQMASGKISYKELLCELHEDILGIRNDGKFEGIQIKTKQISDGPFELEEESVVKSLLRFIKLYNEYPGSFKKFIFVSNCPTRNDETGKSLNNLINQAKNKKAHDPFKPGTLEKFFKSLCDKSNSSEQDVISVLSIIQVQQGPSIEDIESKILTDHLGKMTECSETPLPKLRIILDSIISHIYFSSSKRVENPLQDYLAFVNGNGQLLEKVYINTKRITIDKINNLITEPLTKNLFLSSRKGVPSENHSLTLTSDLMFYKMQCGLIEEDSIEIMDDLRASAETYILKNHYKTKNPTETLEQLDQIRTIVKNQAIESKSRSKLKGAPYGVIMLHDIEDRLEKLVESRHNMVYQTPYEILKGIVGILTNECKIAFSEVPPGGWKKNGSITTRENN